A single region of the Streptococcus macedonicus ACA-DC 198 genome encodes:
- the gatC gene encoding Aspartyl-tRNA amidotransferase subunit C, Glutamyl-tRNA amidotransferase subunit C, producing the protein MKISEEEVRHVADLSKLSFSEEETAEFATTLSKIVDMVELLNEVDTEGVPVTTTMADRKTVMREDVAVAGDDRDELFKNVPESENYYIKVPAILEDGGDA; encoded by the coding sequence ATGAAAATTTCTGAAGAAGAAGTTCGTCATGTGGCTGATTTGTCAAAATTGTCCTTTTCTGAAGAAGAAACAGCAGAATTTGCGACAACTTTGTCTAAAATTGTAGATATGGTAGAACTCTTGAATGAAGTTGATACAGAGGGCGTCCCTGTAACGACAACAATGGCAGATCGTAAGACTGTTATGCGTGAAGATGTGGCAGTAGCTGGTGATGACCGTGATGAGCTCTTTAAAAATGTGCCTGAATCTGAAAATTACTATATTAAAGTTCCTGCTATCTTAGAGGACGGAGGAGATGCCTAA
- a CDS encoding Universal stress protein family, whose product MSHHYERILIAIDGSHESELAFKKGVNIALRNNAELLLTHVIDTRALQSVATFDTNIYENLEQEAKDVLNDYEQQAREKGLTKVKQVIEFGNPKTLLARDIPDKEKVDLIMVGATGLNTFERLLIGSSSEYIMRHAKVDLLVVRDSEKTF is encoded by the coding sequence ATGTCACATCATTATGAACGAATCTTAATTGCGATTGATGGTTCTCATGAATCAGAATTGGCTTTTAAAAAAGGAGTAAACATTGCACTGCGCAATAATGCTGAGTTGCTACTAACACACGTTATTGATACACGCGCACTTCAAAGTGTTGCTACTTTCGATACTAACATTTATGAAAATCTCGAACAGGAAGCAAAAGATGTATTGAACGATTATGAGCAACAAGCACGCGAAAAAGGATTAACGAAAGTCAAACAAGTTATCGAATTTGGTAATCCTAAAACTCTCCTAGCACGAGATATTCCTGACAAAGAAAAAGTTGACTTGATTATGGTTGGGGCAACTGGTCTCAACACCTTTGAACGACTTCTTATCGGTTCTTCATCAGAATATATCATGCGTCATGCAAAAGTCGATTTGTTAGTTGTTCGTGATAGCGAAAAGACTTTCTAA
- the codY gene encoding GTP-sensing transcriptional pleiotropic repressor CodY, with product MSNLLEKTRKITSILQRSVDSLDTELPYNTMADQLADIIDCNVCIINGGGNLLGYAMKYKTNTDRVEEFFDAKQFPESYVKAASRVYDTEANLSVDNELTIFPVESKDIYPDGLTTIAPIYGGGMRLGSLIIWRNDKEFLEDDLILVEIASTVVGIQLLNLQTENLEETIRKQTAVNMAINTLSYSEMKAVSAILGELDGTEGRLTASVIADRIGITRSVIVNALRKLESAGIIESRSLGMKGTYLKVINEGIFDKLKAYD from the coding sequence ATGTCGAATTTATTAGAAAAAACACGAAAGATTACATCAATTTTGCAACGCTCTGTTGACAGCTTAGACACTGAATTGCCATATAATACAATGGCTGATCAATTAGCTGATATCATTGATTGTAACGTTTGCATCATCAACGGAGGAGGTAACCTTCTTGGTTATGCAATGAAGTATAAAACAAATACTGACCGCGTAGAGGAATTCTTTGATGCCAAACAATTTCCGGAAAGCTACGTTAAAGCGGCTAGTCGTGTTTACGACACAGAGGCAAACTTGTCTGTGGATAATGAATTGACTATTTTCCCAGTAGAATCAAAAGACATCTATCCTGATGGCTTGACAACTATTGCACCAATTTATGGTGGAGGTATGCGTCTAGGTTCTCTTATCATTTGGCGTAATGATAAAGAGTTTTTAGAAGATGATTTGATTCTTGTTGAAATTGCCTCAACAGTAGTTGGTATCCAATTACTTAATCTTCAAACTGAAAATCTTGAAGAAACCATTCGTAAACAAACAGCTGTTAATATGGCTATTAACACGCTATCTTACTCAGAAATGAAAGCTGTATCAGCTATTTTGGGTGAATTAGACGGTACAGAAGGTCGCTTAACTGCATCAGTTATTGCTGACCGCATTGGTATCACACGTTCAGTTATTGTTAATGCCCTACGTAAATTGGAATCTGCGGGGATTATCGAAAGTCGTTCATTGGGTATGAAAGGAACTTACCTTAAAGTCATCAATGAAGGTATCTTCGATAAATTAAAGGCATATGATTAA
- the gatA gene encoding Aspartyl-tRNA amidotransferase subunit A, Glutamyl-tRNA amidotransferase subunit A produces MSFNTKSIDELHNLLVNKEISAVELTKATLEDIKEREVVVDSFITVSEEAALAQASAIDEKGIDANNVMSGIPLAVKDNISTRGILTTAASKMLYNYEPIFDATAVEKLYGKDMIVVGKTNMDEFAMGGSTETSYFKKTKNAWDHSKVPGGSSGGSAAAVASGQVRLALGSDTGGSIRQPAAFNGVVGLKPTYGRVSRFGLIAFGSSLDQIGPFSQTVKENAQLLNVIAGHDTKDATSSDREVADFTAKIGQDIKGMTIALPKEYLGEGIDPEVKETILKAAKHFEKLGATVEEVSLPHSKYGVAVYYIIASSEASSNLQRFDGIRYGYRTENYNNLEDIYVNTRSEGFGDEVKRRIMLGTFSLSSGYYDAYFKKAGQVRTLIIRDFEKIFADYDLILGPTAPSVAYDLDSLNHDPIAMYLADILTIPVNLAGLPGISIPAGFDQGLPVGMQLIGPKYSEETIYQAAAAFEASTDYHKQQPIIFGGEN; encoded by the coding sequence ATGTCATTTAATACAAAATCAATTGATGAGTTGCATAATCTTCTTGTCAATAAAGAAATCTCAGCGGTTGAATTAACCAAAGCAACACTTGAAGATATTAAAGAACGTGAAGTAGTTGTTGATTCTTTCATCACTGTTTCTGAAGAAGCAGCTCTTGCACAAGCATCAGCCATTGATGAGAAAGGAATTGATGCTAATAATGTGATGTCAGGGATTCCTTTGGCTGTCAAAGATAATATTTCAACACGTGGTATTTTAACAACAGCAGCCTCTAAAATGCTTTACAACTATGAACCCATTTTTGATGCAACTGCGGTTGAAAAACTTTACGGTAAGGATATGATTGTTGTTGGTAAAACAAACATGGACGAATTTGCCATGGGTGGTTCAACTGAAACATCATACTTTAAGAAAACAAAAAATGCTTGGGATCATAGCAAAGTTCCTGGTGGATCATCTGGTGGTTCTGCGGCAGCTGTTGCCTCAGGTCAAGTTCGTTTGGCACTAGGTTCTGATACTGGTGGTTCAATCCGCCAACCGGCAGCCTTTAATGGTGTTGTTGGTTTGAAACCAACTTACGGACGTGTATCACGTTTTGGTTTGATTGCATTTGGTAGCTCACTTGACCAAATCGGTCCATTTTCTCAAACGGTTAAAGAAAATGCGCAATTGTTGAATGTGATTGCTGGTCATGATACTAAAGATGCAACATCTTCTGACCGCGAAGTGGCTGATTTCACAGCTAAAATTGGTCAAGATATTAAAGGCATGACAATTGCTTTGCCAAAAGAATATCTTGGTGAAGGTATCGACCCAGAAGTGAAAGAAACAATTCTTAAAGCGGCTAAACACTTTGAAAAACTTGGTGCAACGGTTGAGGAAGTTAGCCTTCCACACAGTAAATATGGCGTAGCGGTTTACTATATCATTGCCTCATCAGAAGCTTCTTCAAACTTGCAACGTTTTGACGGTATTCGTTACGGTTACCGCACTGAAAACTACAACAATCTTGAAGATATTTACGTTAATACACGTAGTGAAGGTTTCGGTGATGAAGTGAAACGTCGTATTATGCTTGGTACATTTAGCTTGTCATCAGGTTATTACGATGCTTACTTCAAAAAAGCTGGTCAAGTTCGTACATTGATTATTCGTGATTTTGAAAAAATCTTTGCGGATTATGATTTGATTTTAGGTCCAACTGCTCCAAGTGTTGCTTATGATTTGGATTCGCTTAATCATGACCCTATTGCTATGTATTTGGCAGATATTTTGACAATTCCTGTCAATTTGGCTGGGCTTCCAGGAATTTCAATTCCTGCTGGATTTGATCAAGGTCTCCCAGTTGGTATGCAATTGATTGGTCCAAAATACAGTGAAGAAACTATCTACCAAGCTGCAGCAGCCTTTGAAGCAAGCACTGATTACCATAAACAACAACCTATCATTTTCGGAGGTGAGAACTAA
- the gatB gene encoding Aspartyl-tRNA amidotransferase subunit B, Glutamyl-tRNA amidotransferase subunit B gives MNFETVIGLEVHVELNTNSKIFSPTPAHFSEDPNTNTNVVDWSFPGVLPVMNKGVIDAGIKAALALNMDIHQHMHFDRKNYFYPDNPKAYQISQFDEPIGYNGWIEVELEDGSTKKIRIERAHLEEDAGKNTHGTDGYSYVDLNRQGVPLIEIVSEADMRSPEEAYAYLTALKEIIQYTGISDVKMEEGSMRVDANISLRPYGQEEFGVKTELKNLNSFSNVRKGLEFEQERQAKILRAGGQIRQETRRYDEANKGTILMRVKEGAADYRYFPEPDLPLFEVSDEWIDEMRATLPEFPKERRAKYVSQFGLSDYDAAQLTATKATSDFFESAVALGGDAKQVSNWLQGEVAQFLNSESKTIEQIGLTPENLVEMIGLIADGTISSKIAKKVFVHLAKNGGSAREYVEKSGLVQISDPAVLIPIIHQVFEDNEAAVADFKSGKRNADKAFTGFLMKATKGKANPQVALKLLAQELAKLKED, from the coding sequence ATGAACTTTGAAACAGTCATTGGACTTGAAGTCCACGTTGAATTGAATACCAATTCCAAAATCTTCTCACCAACACCAGCCCACTTTAGTGAAGACCCAAATACCAACACCAACGTGGTTGACTGGTCATTCCCTGGTGTGCTTCCAGTCATGAACAAGGGTGTTATTGATGCTGGTATCAAGGCTGCGCTAGCTTTGAACATGGACATTCACCAGCACATGCACTTTGACCGTAAAAACTATTTCTACCCTGATAATCCAAAAGCCTACCAAATCTCACAATTTGATGAGCCAATCGGTTACAACGGCTGGATTGAAGTCGAATTAGAAGACGGTTCAACTAAGAAAATCCGCATTGAACGTGCCCACTTGGAAGAAGATGCTGGTAAAAATACCCACGGTACAGATGGTTATTCATACGTTGACCTTAACCGCCAAGGTGTGCCATTGATCGAAATCGTGTCTGAAGCTGACATGCGTTCACCAGAAGAAGCTTATGCTTACTTGACTGCCCTTAAAGAAATCATCCAATACACAGGTATTTCTGACGTTAAGATGGAAGAAGGGTCAATGCGTGTGGATGCCAACATTTCGCTTCGCCCTTACGGTCAAGAAGAATTTGGTGTGAAGACTGAGTTGAAAAACTTGAACTCATTTAGCAATGTGCGTAAAGGTCTTGAATTTGAACAAGAACGTCAAGCGAAAATCTTGCGCGCTGGTGGTCAAATCCGTCAAGAAACACGTCGTTACGATGAAGCTAACAAAGGCACAATTCTTATGCGTGTCAAAGAAGGTGCTGCTGACTACCGTTACTTCCCAGAACCAGACCTACCACTCTTTGAAGTGTCTGATGAATGGATTGACGAAATGCGTGCAACCCTTCCTGAGTTTCCAAAAGAACGCCGTGCTAAATACGTGTCACAATTTGGCTTGTCTGATTACGATGCTGCGCAATTGACAGCAACGAAAGCAACATCTGATTTCTTTGAAAGTGCAGTTGCGCTTGGTGGTGATGCTAAACAAGTTTCTAACTGGTTACAGGGTGAAGTTGCTCAATTCTTGAACAGTGAATCTAAGACTATCGAGCAAATTGGCTTGACACCAGAAAACTTGGTGGAAATGATTGGTTTGATTGCGGACGGCACTATTTCATCTAAAATTGCCAAGAAAGTTTTTGTTCATTTGGCTAAAAATGGTGGTTCTGCGCGTGAATACGTTGAAAAATCTGGTTTGGTTCAAATTTCTGACCCTGCTGTGCTTATTCCGATTATCCACCAAGTCTTTGAGGACAATGAAGCTGCTGTTGCTGACTTCAAGTCTGGTAAACGTAATGCCGATAAAGCCTTCACTGGATTCTTGATGAAAGCCACAAAAGGTAAAGCAAACCCACAAGTTGCCCTTAAATTGTTGGCACAAGAGTTGGCAAAATTAAAAGAAGACTAA
- the yfbQ gene encoding Aspartate aminotransferase encodes MKTFDKSSKLEHVAYDIRGPILDEANRMIANGEKILRLNTGNPAEFGFTAPDEVIRDLIANARNSEAYSDSKGIFSARKAIMQYCQLKGFPHIDIDDIYLGNGVSELISMSLQALLDDGDEVLVPMPDYPLWTACVSLAGGNAVHYFCDEKANWYPDIDDIKSKITSNTKAIVVINPNNPTGALYPDELLKEIVEIARQNDLIIFADEIYDRLVMDGKKHTAIASLAPDVFCVSMNGLSKSHRICGFRVGWMVLSGPKNNVKGYIEGLNMLANMRLCANVLGQHVVQTSLGGYQSVDELLIPGGRIYEQRNFIYKAINEVPGLSAVKPDAGLYIFPKIDREMYRIDDDEQFCLELLKQEKVMLVPGKGFNWNEPDHFRIVYLPRVEELAKVQEKLTRVLNQYRR; translated from the coding sequence ATGAAAACATTTGATAAATCTTCAAAGCTGGAACACGTTGCTTACGATATCCGTGGTCCCATTCTTGACGAAGCCAATCGTATGATTGCCAACGGTGAAAAAATCTTGCGTCTTAATACTGGTAACCCAGCTGAATTCGGCTTTACAGCACCAGACGAAGTCATTCGAGACTTGATTGCTAATGCCCGCAATAGTGAAGCTTATTCAGATAGTAAAGGGATTTTTTCTGCGCGTAAGGCAATTATGCAATATTGTCAGCTAAAAGGGTTCCCACATATAGATATTGATGATATTTATCTAGGAAATGGTGTATCTGAATTGATTTCAATGTCTCTTCAGGCGCTTCTTGATGATGGCGATGAAGTCTTGGTGCCAATGCCTGATTATCCATTGTGGACAGCTTGTGTTAGCTTGGCGGGCGGTAATGCTGTTCATTATTTTTGTGATGAAAAAGCTAACTGGTATCCTGATATTGATGATATCAAATCAAAAATCACTTCTAACACAAAAGCGATTGTTGTGATTAACCCTAATAACCCAACAGGCGCTTTATACCCTGATGAGCTTCTTAAAGAAATTGTTGAAATTGCTCGTCAAAATGATTTGATTATCTTTGCTGATGAAATCTATGATCGCTTGGTAATGGACGGTAAAAAACATACAGCAATTGCTAGCTTAGCACCAGATGTTTTCTGTGTGTCAATGAATGGTTTATCAAAATCTCACCGAATCTGCGGTTTCCGTGTTGGTTGGATGGTCTTATCAGGTCCTAAAAATAATGTTAAAGGCTACATTGAAGGACTTAATATGTTGGCAAACATGCGTCTTTGCGCCAATGTTTTAGGTCAACATGTTGTTCAAACATCACTTGGTGGCTACCAATCAGTTGATGAATTGTTAATTCCTGGTGGTCGAATCTATGAACAACGTAACTTTATCTATAAAGCTATCAATGAAGTTCCAGGGCTTTCAGCTGTGAAACCAGACGCAGGACTTTACATTTTCCCTAAAATCGACCGTGAAATGTATCGGATTGATGATGACGAACAATTCTGTTTGGAATTATTGAAACAAGAAAAAGTCATGTTGGTTCCGGGTAAAGGATTCAACTGGAATGAGCCAGACCACTTCCGTATCGTTTATCTACCACGCGTGGAAGAATTGGCAAAAGTTCAAGAAAAATTAACACGAGTATTAAATCAATATCGACGCTAA
- a CDS encoding Nicotinamidase translates to MKKALISIDYTYDFVADDGKLTAGKSAQAIEEAITRVTKEAYEAGNYIFFAIDGHDEGDDFHPETKLFPPHNIKGTSGRDLYGQLADLYTEIKEDSKVFWLDKRHYSAFSGTDLDIRLRERRVTTVVLTGVLTDICVLHTAIDAYNLGYDVEIPAEAVASLTEENHQFALNHLKNVLGARIV, encoded by the coding sequence ATGAAAAAAGCTCTTATTTCAATTGACTATACCTATGATTTTGTAGCAGATGATGGTAAGTTAACGGCTGGAAAGTCAGCACAAGCTATTGAAGAAGCTATTACGCGTGTCACCAAAGAAGCCTATGAAGCGGGGAATTATATCTTCTTTGCTATTGACGGTCATGATGAGGGGGATGATTTTCATCCAGAGACAAAATTGTTCCCACCTCATAATATCAAGGGAACAAGTGGTCGTGATTTATATGGTCAGTTAGCTGATTTATATACAGAAATCAAGGAAGATAGCAAAGTCTTTTGGTTGGATAAACGTCATTATTCAGCCTTTTCAGGGACGGATTTGGATATTCGATTGCGTGAACGTCGTGTGACAACTGTTGTATTGACAGGCGTTTTGACGGATATTTGTGTCCTTCATACAGCTATCGATGCTTACAATTTAGGATATGATGTTGAAATTCCTGCGGAAGCAGTCGCGAGCTTAACAGAGGAAAATCATCAGTTTGCACTAAATCATTTAAAAAATGTCTTAGGTGCAAGGATTGTTTAA
- the tnpA gene encoding Transposase, IS204/IS1001/IS1096/IS1165, with product MEQLNLITNFLRIKDKNITITDEYNMGTHLELHGHLDYTAPKCPKCKGQMAKYDYQKTSKIPYLETAGYPLLIRLRKRRFKCKDCGKMAVAETPLVKKNHQISVAVNQKIAQLLIENQAMQQIAHRLSISTSSVMRKLNEFKFETDWNTLPEVMSWDEYAFKKGKMSFIAQDFDSLNVIAILDGRTQATIRNHFLRYPRKVRNRVKVITMDMFSPYYQLAKQLFPNAKIVLDRFHIVQHLSRAMNRVRIQIMNQFDRKSQEYRALKRYWKLIQQDSRKLSDKRFYRPMFRMHLTNKEILEKLLSYSDELRQHYELYQLLLYHFQEKNSDHFFDLIEQEIATVNPIFQTVFKTFLKDKDKVLNAMELPYSNAKLEATNNLIKVIKRNAFGFRNFENFKKRILIALNIKKERAKFVLSRC from the coding sequence ATGGAACAACTAAATCTTATCACAAATTTTCTCAGAATTAAAGACAAAAATATCACTATCACTGATGAATATAATATGGGGACTCACTTAGAACTCCACGGTCACTTGGACTACACAGCCCCTAAATGCCCAAAATGCAAGGGACAAATGGCTAAGTACGACTACCAGAAAACTTCTAAAATCCCCTACCTAGAAACTGCTGGCTACCCTTTGCTTATCCGTCTTCGAAAGCGTCGTTTCAAGTGTAAAGATTGCGGAAAAATGGCGGTAGCTGAAACTCCTCTTGTCAAGAAAAACCACCAAATCTCTGTCGCTGTTAACCAGAAGATCGCTCAATTACTCATCGAAAATCAAGCAATGCAACAGATTGCACACAGGCTATCTATCTCAACATCGTCAGTTATGAGAAAGCTCAATGAGTTCAAGTTTGAAACGGATTGGAATACCCTACCCGAGGTGATGAGCTGGGACGAGTATGCCTTCAAGAAGGGGAAAATGAGCTTCATCGCTCAAGATTTCGACTCCCTAAATGTCATCGCCATTCTCGACGGAAGAACCCAAGCAACCATCCGAAACCACTTTCTACGCTATCCTAGAAAGGTTAGAAATCGGGTCAAAGTGATTACCATGGATATGTTTAGTCCCTATTATCAACTTGCTAAACAGCTTTTTCCGAATGCAAAAATTGTACTCGATCGCTTTCATATCGTGCAACACCTTAGTCGTGCTATGAACCGTGTCCGTATTCAAATTATGAATCAATTCGACAGAAAATCCCAGGAATACCGAGCCTTGAAACGTTACTGGAAATTGATACAACAAGATAGCCGTAAACTCAGCGATAAACGATTTTATCGTCCTATGTTTCGAATGCATTTGACTAACAAGGAAATCCTAGAAAAACTCCTATCCTACTCAGATGAACTACGACAGCACTATGAACTCTATCAGCTTCTCTTATATCATTTCCAAGAGAAAAACTCAGATCATTTCTTTGACCTCATCGAACAGGAAATAGCCACTGTTAATCCTATTTTCCAGACGGTATTTAAGACATTTTTAAAGGATAAGGACAAGGTTTTAAACGCCATGGAATTGCCTTATTCCAACGCCAAACTGGAAGCTACCAATAATCTCATCAAAGTCATTAAGAGAAATGCCTTTGGTTTCAGGAACTTTGAAAACTTTAAAAAACGGATTTTGATTGCTTTGAACATAAAGAAAGAGAGAGCGAAGTTCGTCCTCTCTAGGTGTTAG
- the yhdW gene encoding Glycerophosphoryl diester phosphodiesterase: MRKDMVAVLKDLYRHKYTYILRATILQLLITIVGAYVLSLLIRLVLVGSDIPGMTIDNIFSFLTNPLTLSVLVIYLFLLAFLVYLEFSLLVEIIRHKEAKLRLTWTRLKEDKIYFFKAISGWHFLAFLVYLVLTIPFLNVMFSSALLENLYIPKFISGELLKTTNGKLLYYVLYLVLGYLNLRFLYTLPLTVTGKGERFGRNMATSWQLTRGKKILKLFGLAIVLISVIAVVAAFSFLGISLAALVDGADKSFWVETLFLSFVWGVLFAGRLLFKLASISYLLQVTENSSTTLAPDNQGKRRHRLLALTGLILVIGGINYIYNVLKVSGEPVEHLEVIAHRGMVSQGVENSLEALEGAANAGADYAEMDIILSKDQQFIVSHDNNLKRLTGKDIMISQSNAKDVVGLKTSQNGHQSQIVSFKDYVAKAKQLGIKLLVELKPTGNEPANYEQLFVDKMKELGVEKSYMIMSADLKTIETVEKLDPTIKTGYTISLQIGNFTSQKVDFYAIEDFSYNELLARTAHKNGKKIYVWTINSTDDIEKYVKTSTDGIITDYPDLVSDIEEYLANDNSYLDYFLRLTNLSWIENL; encoded by the coding sequence ATGAGAAAAGATATGGTAGCTGTTTTAAAAGATTTGTATCGTCATAAATACACATACATTTTACGAGCAACGATTTTACAACTCCTAATCACGATAGTTGGGGCTTATGTCTTGTCACTGTTAATTAGGCTTGTTTTGGTTGGTTCTGATATTCCAGGAATGACAATCGACAATATCTTTTCATTTTTGACCAATCCGTTAACATTAAGTGTTTTGGTGATTTATCTTTTTTTGCTAGCTTTTTTAGTTTACCTAGAATTTTCGCTTCTCGTTGAAATTATTCGGCATAAGGAAGCAAAACTACGGTTAACTTGGACGCGGTTAAAAGAAGATAAAATTTACTTTTTTAAAGCCATTTCAGGTTGGCATTTCTTAGCCTTTTTGGTTTATCTTGTTTTGACAATTCCGTTTTTGAATGTGATGTTTTCATCAGCTTTGTTAGAAAATCTCTATATTCCGAAATTTATCTCAGGTGAGCTTTTGAAAACGACGAATGGAAAACTACTCTATTATGTGCTTTACCTTGTTTTAGGCTACCTAAATCTTCGATTTTTATACACCTTGCCCTTGACGGTGACTGGAAAAGGTGAACGTTTTGGGCGTAATATGGCAACATCTTGGCAACTAACACGTGGTAAGAAAATTTTAAAATTATTTGGGCTTGCTATTGTTCTGATTAGTGTTATAGCTGTTGTTGCTGCGTTTAGTTTTCTTGGCATCAGTTTAGCGGCTTTGGTTGATGGCGCAGATAAATCGTTTTGGGTTGAAACTTTATTCTTATCCTTTGTTTGGGGAGTATTGTTTGCAGGGCGACTGCTGTTCAAATTAGCATCGATTTCCTACTTATTACAAGTGACAGAAAATAGCAGTACCACTTTAGCACCTGATAATCAAGGAAAAAGACGTCATCGTTTGTTAGCTTTGACTGGACTTATTTTGGTCATTGGTGGTATTAATTATATATACAATGTTTTGAAAGTGTCTGGCGAACCTGTGGAGCACTTAGAAGTGATTGCACATAGGGGAATGGTTTCGCAAGGGGTTGAAAATTCTCTGGAAGCTTTGGAAGGTGCGGCAAATGCTGGCGCTGACTATGCTGAAATGGATATTATTTTATCAAAAGACCAGCAATTTATCGTTAGCCATGATAATAATCTCAAACGCTTAACAGGTAAGGATATCATGATTTCGCAATCTAACGCCAAAGACGTTGTTGGTTTGAAAACAAGTCAAAATGGTCATCAATCACAAATTGTTTCTTTTAAGGATTACGTCGCTAAGGCAAAGCAACTCGGTATTAAATTGTTAGTCGAGTTAAAACCAACAGGCAATGAGCCTGCAAATTATGAACAATTGTTTGTTGATAAAATGAAAGAGCTGGGTGTTGAGAAATCTTATATGATCATGTCTGCGGACCTAAAGACAATTGAAACGGTTGAAAAACTTGACCCAACAATCAAGACAGGTTATACCATTTCTTTGCAAATTGGAAATTTTACCAGTCAGAAAGTGGATTTTTATGCGATTGAGGACTTCTCATATAATGAGCTCTTAGCACGTACAGCACATAAAAATGGTAAGAAAATTTACGTTTGGACGATTAATTCAACTGATGATATTGAAAAGTACGTCAAAACCAGTACAGATGGGATTATTACCGATTATCCAGACCTAGTGAGTGATATTGAGGAGTATTTAGCAAATGATAATAGCTATCTTGACTATTTTTTGCGTCTAACTAACCTTTCTTGGATTGAAAATTTGTAA